CCCTGGACCAGCTCAGCCGCCAGGGCGCCGCCGCCGCGGCCGACACCGTCAGCCTGGAGTCCTCCGGCAAGGCACCCGAGCCCGCCCTCACCGCGGCCTTGAAGACGCTGCTCACCGGGTCTGGGGACCGGGTCGTGTACGTCACGCCCGCCGGCCAGATCCTGGGCCAGGACACCATCGCGATCGCCGTCGCCCGGGCCATCAACCTGACCCCGGCGGTGGGCGGCAGGACGGTCCAGGGCACGGTGCAGGTCCCCCAGGGGGACTACGTCTACGTCGCCGAGCCGGTGCCCGGCCGCCGGGCGCGGGGAGCGGTGTCGGCCGTCGTGCTCGCCCGGCCGGTGGGCCTGGCAGCCACGGTGTGGAAACCGGTGATCGGGCGGGTGCTCCTCGCCGGGGCACTGGCGGTGCTGGTGGCCATCGCCGCCTCGCTGTGGGTCGCCCGACGCCTGGCAGACCCGCTCCGCCGGGTGTCGGAGGCCACCCGCAAGGTGGGGGCGGGCGACCTGACCCAGCGGGTACCGGTCGAGGGGGCCGGCGAGCTTGCCGAGCTGGCCCAGCAATTCAACGCCATGTCGGAGGCCCTCTCCGAGGCCCGGCGGCGGGAGCACGAGTTCCTCGCCAACGTCAGCCACGAGCTGCGCACGCCCATCACCGCCATCCGGGGCTACGCCGAGGCCCTGGCGGACGGCACCGCCCGGGGTGCCGCGGGCGAGGCCGAGGCGGTCCGGGTGATCGGCGACGAGGCAGCCCGTCTGGAGCTGCTGGTCCGGGACGTGATCGACCTCGCCCGCCTGGGCGCGCACGAGTTCAGCCTCGACCGGCGCGCGGCCAGCCTGGGGCCCACCCTGGACGAGGCGGTCGCCACCCACGCCGCCCGGGCGGCCGCCGCCGGGGTGGTGCTGCGCGCCGGGGCGGACCTCGGTGGCGTCACGGTGGTCACTGACCCCCTCCGGGTGCGCCAGATTGCCAGCAACCTGATCGATAATGCCCTCCGGGTAACACCCGCCGGGGGATCGATCTCCCTCACGGCCCGGGCGACGCCGGACGAAGTGATCGTGGAGGTCGCCGACACCGGTCCGGGCATCGCCCCGGGCGACCTGCCCCACGTCTTCGAACGTTCCTACCTGTGGGCTAAGGCGCAGAGCCACCAACCGGTCGGCACCGGGCTGGGACTAGCCATCGTGCGCGATCTGGCGGTGGCGCTGGGCGGCCGGGTGGAGGTGGCGAGCGTGGTCGGGTCGGGGACGACCTTCAGCCTGCACCTGCCCCGCTCGGCGACGGGGACGGAGTCCCCGAGGGGGCCGGCGACGGCTGCACCGCCAGCATCGCCGTGATCTGGCTCACCATCTCCTGGGGAGTGATCGGCCCCACGATCTTCGTCCCGTTCCTGGTCCCCTCCGGGTCCCCCTGGCCGATGGCATAGAAGCGGTACCGGCTGTCGA
This genomic stretch from Actinomycetota bacterium harbors:
- a CDS encoding HAMP domain-containing sensor histidine kinase produces the protein MPRRRWGVRARLARTLGITAALSVAGTALITFYLVRQYAEQQALDQLSRQGAAAAADTVSLESSGKAPEPALTAALKTLLTGSGDRVVYVTPAGQILGQDTIAIAVARAINLTPAVGGRTVQGTVQVPQGDYVYVAEPVPGRRARGAVSAVVLARPVGLAATVWKPVIGRVLLAGALAVLVAIAASLWVARRLADPLRRVSEATRKVGAGDLTQRVPVEGAGELAELAQQFNAMSEALSEARRREHEFLANVSHELRTPITAIRGYAEALADGTARGAAGEAEAVRVIGDEAARLELLVRDVIDLARLGAHEFSLDRRAASLGPTLDEAVATHAARAAAAGVVLRAGADLGGVTVVTDPLRVRQIASNLIDNALRVTPAGGSISLTARATPDEVIVEVADTGPGIAPGDLPHVFERSYLWAKAQSHQPVGTGLGLAIVRDLAVALGGRVEVASVVGSGTTFSLHLPRSATGTESPRGPATAAPPASP